A part of Vulcanisaeta moutnovskia 768-28 genomic DNA contains:
- a CDS encoding V-type ATP synthase subunit D, with translation MAFERPIPSRLTLLRLRNQERLYRGIKKTVEDARNATIQRIRAIIPKLESSRKSVYDELSKVSLMLRAAISKMSIEDYGKLSEVIKPSVDVEFMDIVMEGLKFRGLEFRGVSSPNYGIFAIPPELDSALYGIYSNFKVISDMMNLESLFYTLLARVREYQRMVNAIDNVLLPRIVESSKFVRLKLDEDEREEFVRRIVISRLLETLGRR, from the coding sequence GTGGCCTTTGAGAGACCAATACCATCAAGGCTAACCCTATTGAGACTTAGAAATCAAGAGAGACTGTACAGGGGTATTAAGAAGACTGTGGAGGATGCGAGGAATGCAACAATACAGAGGATTAGGGCGATAATACCTAAGCTCGAGAGTTCTAGGAAAAGTGTTTACGATGAGCTGAGTAAGGTGTCATTAATGCTTAGGGCGGCTATATCGAAAATGAGCATTGAGGATTATGGCAAGTTAAGTGAGGTCATAAAGCCATCAGTCGATGTGGAGTTCATGGATATCGTGATGGAGGGTCTTAAATTCAGAGGTCTTGAGTTCAGGGGTGTATCAAGTCCTAATTATGGAATCTTCGCAATACCGCCTGAACTTGATAGTGCCTTATACGGCATTTACAGTAATTTCAAGGTTATTTCAGATATGATGAACCTAGAGAGCCTATTCTACACATTACTTGCTAGGGTTAGGGAGTACCAGAGAATGGTAAATGCAATAGATAATGTACTATTGCCCAGAATAGTCGAGAGTTCTAAATTCGTCAGACTCAAGCTTGATGAGGATGAACGTGAGGAGTTTGTTAGAAGAATAGTGATTAGTAGGCTTCTTGAGACATTGGGCAGACGTTAA
- a CDS encoding GTPase: MSRVSWSEAWRRVRNVLEMSDLVLEVIDSRDPIETRNKKLEKLLDRLGKPLIIVINKADLIPMDILKEWKKYLEREYPTVFISAKNRLGTRKLIVSIKQYAPRLPVRVSVVGYPNVGKSTIINYLKGRHVAETSPVPGWTIGEQIVKAKQWLIVIDTPGVIPPEEVKDEALLIIKGAIDPSKLEDPVLPAVKLIMRIKSFNPKAFMDRYGVDSEDPMELLELVGRRRGLLLKGGKVNIRGAAIALIKDWILGKLIYYYKPGVISNA, from the coding sequence ATGAGCAGGGTGAGCTGGAGCGAAGCGTGGAGGAGAGTTAGGAATGTCTTGGAAATGAGCGATTTAGTACTTGAGGTTATTGATTCTAGAGATCCCATAGAAACCAGGAATAAAAAACTCGAGAAATTACTGGACAGGTTGGGCAAACCATTAATAATTGTGATTAATAAGGCGGACTTAATTCCAATGGATATACTTAAGGAGTGGAAGAAATACCTAGAGAGGGAGTATCCCACAGTATTCATAAGTGCCAAGAATAGGTTAGGCACTAGGAAACTCATTGTCAGTATTAAGCAATATGCACCTAGACTCCCAGTCAGGGTCTCTGTGGTTGGTTATCCGAACGTGGGTAAATCAACAATAATTAATTACCTAAAGGGTAGGCACGTGGCTGAAACGAGCCCAGTACCTGGCTGGACCATCGGCGAACAAATTGTTAAGGCTAAGCAATGGTTAATTGTCATTGACACGCCAGGTGTCATACCACCGGAGGAGGTTAAGGACGAAGCTTTGCTAATTATTAAGGGTGCCATAGATCCATCGAAACTTGAGGATCCTGTCTTACCAGCGGTAAAGTTAATAATGAGAATTAAGTCGTTCAACCCCAAGGCATTTATGGATAGGTATGGTGTTGATTCTGAGGATCCAATGGAACTCCTGGAATTAGTTGGTAGAAGGAGGGGATTATTATTAAAGGGTGGTAAGGTAAACATTAGGGGCGCCGCTATTGCCTTAATTAAGGATTGGATACTTGGCAAACTTATTTATTATTATAAACCTGGGGTGATTAGTAATGCCTAA
- a CDS encoding aldehyde dehydrogenase family protein encodes MQVINVNLLGPVMLPELPREFHDTMTKFGVFRVFITGSWVDFGNYMPVKSPINGEVIAQVNKLGAEYVNSAIERLHYSWLSLKVIPAHKRADMLIKVADFIEEYKQLFRDVLVIEGGKPIDEAEGEVESAITRLRMIHQDLGRLLNVGIPGEYSAGTENKYAIVVREPIGVVAAIAPFNYPLFTSIVKIATALLAGNPVIFKPSSYTPITGVLIAKAIEYAGLGNYFAMITGPGATVGDAMITHPLVRAITLTGSTETGLRVMRMAGLKKLQLELGGKAPAIVLEDADLKDAARKIVIGSLRLSGQRCDAISRVIAMSSIADELINYIIKEMNGWVVGDPRDPKVKVGPLIDTNAVERVHSMVDDALMKGGKLMYGGKYWLTYHEPTVVDNVSRKSRLALEETFGPVIPIIRVMSIDEAIEVANEVVYGLDAAVFGRDLNTLWKVARSLEVGEVTINDFPRHGLGLFPFGGVKESGFGREGVGFSVEDVTELKTIVMTYK; translated from the coding sequence ATGCAAGTAATTAACGTAAACCTACTCGGCCCGGTAATGCTTCCAGAATTACCAAGAGAGTTTCATGATACTATGACGAAGTTCGGTGTTTTCCGTGTCTTCATTACCGGTTCATGGGTTGACTTTGGTAATTACATGCCTGTTAAATCGCCAATAAATGGCGAGGTAATTGCCCAAGTTAATAAGTTAGGTGCTGAGTACGTAAATTCAGCCATAGAGAGGCTTCATTACTCATGGTTGTCACTTAAGGTAATACCAGCGCATAAACGTGCTGACATGTTGATTAAGGTAGCTGATTTCATAGAGGAATATAAGCAGTTGTTTAGGGATGTTCTTGTTATTGAAGGTGGAAAGCCAATTGATGAGGCTGAGGGCGAAGTTGAATCAGCAATAACTAGGTTAAGGATGATACACCAAGATCTTGGCAGGTTATTAAACGTCGGTATTCCCGGTGAGTACAGTGCGGGTACTGAGAATAAGTATGCAATTGTTGTTAGGGAGCCTATCGGTGTAGTGGCGGCTATTGCTCCATTTAATTACCCATTATTCACGTCGATTGTTAAGATAGCCACAGCCTTACTTGCAGGTAATCCTGTTATTTTTAAGCCATCAAGTTATACGCCAATAACTGGCGTGCTAATAGCTAAGGCTATTGAGTATGCCGGACTCGGTAATTACTTCGCAATGATTACCGGCCCTGGTGCTACCGTGGGTGATGCAATGATTACACATCCACTAGTTAGAGCTATTACCTTAACTGGTAGTACAGAGACCGGACTCAGGGTTATGAGGATGGCTGGATTAAAGAAACTGCAACTTGAGCTCGGTGGTAAGGCTCCAGCCATAGTTCTTGAGGATGCTGATCTGAAGGATGCGGCCAGGAAAATAGTTATTGGTTCATTAAGGCTCTCTGGGCAACGTTGTGATGCCATTAGTAGAGTTATAGCCATGAGCAGTATTGCTGATGAATTAATTAATTACATAATTAAGGAGATGAATGGGTGGGTTGTTGGTGATCCACGTGATCCAAAGGTTAAGGTTGGTCCATTAATAGATACCAATGCTGTTGAGAGAGTTCATTCAATGGTTGATGATGCATTGATGAAAGGCGGTAAGTTAATGTATGGCGGTAAGTACTGGCTCACCTATCATGAGCCTACCGTAGTTGATAACGTAAGTAGGAAGTCTAGGCTGGCGCTTGAGGAGACTTTCGGACCTGTGATACCCATTATAAGGGTTATGTCAATTGATGAGGCTATTGAGGTAGCTAACGAGGTTGTTTATGGCCTTGACGCAGCAGTATTCGGCCGTGACTTAAACACGTTATGGAAAGTAGCGAGGTCTCTGGAAGTGGGTGAGGTCACAATAAACGACTTCCCAAGGCATGGACTCGGTCTATTCCCCTTCGGTGGCGTAAAGGAGTCTGGATTCGGGCGTGAGGGGGTTGGATTTAGTGTGGAGGATGTTACTGAGCTGAAGACTATAGTCATGACGTATAAGTAA
- a CDS encoding CBS domain-containing protein, whose product MIARELMTGNVVAINSHEELITAVQLMIDHGFRHVPILEGGSLKSIITALGAINGIINNGVNALKEPVAKHGSDKFIIASPDDDAVMVIKKMLNNNVDAALILRDNDLTGIITERDVVSKMPEQLFIKYRVHEVANKSPICINEEVTLRTAMETMISHGIRHLLITEQDKLLGVISVKDILKHVIKYYKLRGQVDLNITISKLMSHNPVTIDSGASLIDAIKLMRRNNISSLPIVEMGKLMGLITEHDIVKNMIK is encoded by the coding sequence ATGATTGCACGTGAGTTAATGACAGGTAATGTAGTTGCAATTAATTCCCATGAGGAATTAATAACTGCGGTACAATTAATGATTGACCATGGATTTAGGCATGTACCTATCCTAGAAGGTGGTTCATTAAAGTCCATAATAACTGCATTAGGGGCTATTAATGGTATTATTAATAATGGTGTTAATGCCCTAAAGGAACCCGTAGCTAAGCATGGTAGTGATAAATTCATTATTGCATCTCCTGATGATGATGCAGTAATGGTGATTAAGAAAATGCTTAATAATAATGTTGATGCAGCATTAATACTCAGGGATAATGATTTAACCGGCATTATTACCGAGCGTGATGTGGTTTCTAAGATGCCCGAGCAATTATTTATCAAGTATAGAGTCCATGAAGTGGCAAATAAAAGCCCTATATGCATTAATGAGGAGGTTACATTAAGGACGGCGATGGAGACCATGATAAGCCATGGTATTCGGCACTTATTAATTACTGAACAGGATAAATTACTTGGAGTGATCTCCGTTAAGGACATACTTAAGCACGTGATTAAGTATTATAAACTCAGGGGCCAGGTTGATCTTAATATAACAATCTCCAAATTAATGAGCCACAATCCAGTAACGATCGATAGTGGCGCATCACTAATAGATGCTATTAAGCTTATGAGAAGAAATAACATTAGTTCATTACCAATTGTCGAGATGGGTAAATTAATGGGCCTTATTACGGAGCACGATATTGTTAAAAACATGATAAAATAA
- a CDS encoding FumA C-terminus/TtdB family hydratase beta subunit, which produces MGTYYLKTPILDDDITKLRVGDTIYVSGVIISARDAAHVRMVELLHKGEKLPVDLKGGVIYHAGPVALKQGNTWRIVSMGPTTSARMDDFEPEVIEKLGVKLVIGKGGMGPKTTEAMKRYKAAYAIFTGGAGVLAAQAIRRVIDVHWLDLGVAEAMWVLEVENFGPLSVIIDSYGNNYYEDLRKNVREKVPGLSEEVRDVIKNAIKI; this is translated from the coding sequence ATGGGGACTTACTACCTTAAAACGCCCATACTGGATGACGACATTACTAAATTAAGGGTTGGTGATACAATATATGTAAGTGGGGTCATAATTAGTGCCAGGGATGCGGCGCATGTGAGAATGGTTGAATTACTACATAAGGGTGAAAAACTACCTGTAGACCTTAAGGGTGGTGTTATTTATCATGCAGGTCCCGTGGCGCTTAAGCAAGGCAATACTTGGAGAATTGTAAGTATGGGTCCAACAACGAGTGCCAGGATGGATGATTTCGAACCAGAGGTCATTGAGAAATTAGGTGTTAAGTTGGTCATTGGTAAGGGCGGCATGGGTCCAAAGACTACAGAGGCTATGAAGAGGTATAAGGCGGCATATGCGATATTCACAGGAGGTGCGGGAGTTCTTGCGGCTCAGGCTATAAGGAGGGTAATTGATGTTCATTGGCTTGATTTAGGTGTTGCAGAGGCCATGTGGGTTCTTGAGGTTGAGAATTTTGGGCCATTATCAGTAATAATTGATTCATATGGCAATAATTATTACGAGGACTTAAGAAAAAACGTTAGAGAGAAGGTCCCAGGCTTAAGTGAGGAGGTTAGGGACGTAATTAAGAATGCAATTAAGATCTGA
- a CDS encoding fumarate hydratase, producing the protein MPSLEDVVKEAAKAIVRMASVSPAEDVINALRNAVKIEVHEPSKVQLNAILTNIELAQKYTAAVCQDTGVPTFFIKLGDEFPIRSKLFSILTEAVREVTKELPLRSNSVDPLTEKNPGDNSGIGIPVFDVELFNGNYLELIYTPKGGGTELPSKAFVVPPGNAWERLPELVLNAVIDAGPMPCPPVIVGIGIGPNLDVAAKLAKKAAVLRPVGSRNNNPDIAKIEDALLNAINKLGIGAHGTGGKVTALDVHIEYAYRHPATFAIGIVFSCWATRRARAIVYPDGKYEIKPL; encoded by the coding sequence ATGCCGAGCCTTGAGGACGTAGTAAAGGAGGCAGCGAAGGCAATAGTGAGAATGGCTAGCGTATCCCCAGCTGAGGATGTGATTAATGCATTGAGGAACGCTGTTAAGATTGAGGTACACGAACCAAGTAAGGTTCAGTTAAACGCTATATTAACTAATATTGAATTGGCGCAGAAGTACACAGCCGCCGTGTGCCAGGATACTGGTGTTCCAACATTCTTCATAAAGTTGGGTGATGAGTTCCCAATCAGGAGTAAATTATTCTCTATCCTTACAGAAGCCGTGAGGGAGGTTACCAAGGAATTACCACTAAGGTCTAATTCTGTGGATCCATTAACGGAAAAGAATCCAGGAGATAATTCCGGGATTGGAATACCTGTCTTTGATGTCGAGTTATTTAATGGGAATTACCTGGAATTAATCTATACGCCAAAGGGTGGTGGTACCGAGTTACCCAGTAAGGCTTTCGTAGTGCCGCCAGGTAATGCCTGGGAAAGATTACCCGAGCTCGTACTTAACGCCGTAATAGATGCAGGACCGATGCCATGTCCACCAGTCATTGTTGGTATTGGTATAGGCCCTAACCTCGATGTTGCGGCTAAACTCGCCAAGAAGGCGGCGGTGCTAAGACCAGTTGGTTCTAGGAATAATAATCCTGATATTGCTAAGATTGAGGATGCATTACTAAATGCCATTAATAAGTTGGGCATTGGTGCTCATGGAACTGGCGGTAAAGTAACGGCACTCGATGTCCATATTGAGTACGCCTATAGACACCCAGCAACCTTCGCGATAGGCATAGTTTTCTCCTGCTGGGCAACCAGGAGGGCTAGAGCAATCGTTTATCCTGATGGTAAGTATGAAATTAAACCACTATAA
- a CDS encoding sulfite exporter TauE/SafE family protein gives MSYGLFRLIELFIAALIISFITSQGGISGAYLLLPIQSYILNTVNPVISSTNLLYNLISIPLSIHAYIRERRIAMPFALILIMGASAGTVVGTWLREHYLTDGYAFSCFMGFVLFSLAAELILNSLFVRQIHTYESVIRCSRDGSSLVIITNKGNAYRVNTALLVIITVLVGIVSGAYGIGGASILSPILIGPMGLPTYIISGPTLVVTLVVSLIGILSYTYLGYPPDIINGLSIGLGGMIGIYLGTITQRRLSERFIKLIVAAVTIIMSLCSMLYVSRI, from the coding sequence ATGAGTTATGGCTTATTTAGGCTTATTGAGTTATTTATCGCAGCATTGATTATATCATTTATAACATCCCAGGGAGGAATATCCGGCGCCTACTTATTACTGCCAATACAATCATATATCCTTAATACCGTAAACCCAGTAATAAGTAGTACAAACTTATTGTATAATCTAATCTCAATACCATTAAGCATTCATGCGTATATTCGTGAAAGAAGAATCGCAATGCCATTTGCGTTAATCCTAATCATGGGGGCGTCAGCAGGGACCGTGGTAGGGACATGGTTAAGAGAACATTACTTAACCGATGGTTATGCATTTTCCTGTTTCATGGGTTTCGTATTATTTTCATTAGCCGCGGAGCTTATCTTAAACTCCTTGTTTGTAAGGCAGATCCATACTTATGAATCAGTAATACGGTGTAGTCGTGATGGATCATCGCTGGTCATTATAACGAATAAGGGCAATGCCTATAGGGTCAACACTGCATTACTGGTGATTATTACGGTATTGGTAGGCATCGTAAGCGGTGCCTATGGTATAGGCGGTGCGTCAATACTATCACCAATATTAATAGGTCCCATGGGATTACCGACCTACATAATCTCGGGACCAACATTGGTGGTAACACTAGTCGTATCCCTTATCGGAATACTATCATATACATACCTTGGTTACCCGCCCGATATTATTAATGGGTTATCCATAGGTCTTGGAGGAATGATTGGTATTTACCTAGGTACAATTACCCAGAGAAGGCTTTCGGAGCGCTTTATCAAGCTCATAGTGGCTGCGGTCACGATAATCATGAGCCTCTGCTCCATGTTGTATGTGTCAAGAATTTGA
- a CDS encoding alcohol dehydrogenase catalytic domain-containing protein, translating to MRAVVFDRPGMENVRIMDIEAPRPGLNEVLVRVKYAGVNPVDYFTINRGGKPMPHIPGAEFAGVIEEVGSNVRGVSVGDEIVIYNRLFDGSCRYCLIGHEELCVNGGLIGVVTNGGFAEYVVVPATNVIRIPKSVSLEEAATLPVGALTAWHMVFDRAGVKSGELVVVFGATGNVGSYAVQFTKLAGATVVAISRKASKVRDALMGLGADYVVTPEEAQVLVNELSNGLGADLVVDAVGQATWNLSFQLVARYGRWVTAGALTGGDATLSLPSLYSREIAVIGSTGGTRAELIKLLDLLSKRRIKAPIYSKMSLDRVKEAFDTMFRSEDRVGKVLLTP from the coding sequence ATGCGTGCTGTAGTCTTTGATAGACCAGGCATGGAAAATGTGCGTATAATGGATATTGAGGCGCCAAGGCCTGGACTGAACGAGGTGCTAGTACGTGTTAAATATGCAGGTGTTAATCCAGTGGATTACTTCACGATCAATAGGGGCGGTAAACCAATGCCACACATACCAGGTGCGGAGTTTGCCGGCGTGATTGAGGAGGTTGGTTCCAACGTTAGGGGCGTCAGTGTTGGTGATGAGATCGTGATTTACAACAGGCTATTTGATGGCAGCTGCAGGTATTGCTTAATCGGGCATGAAGAATTATGCGTGAATGGTGGTTTAATAGGCGTTGTGACTAATGGCGGGTTTGCAGAGTACGTGGTTGTGCCTGCAACTAACGTGATAAGAATACCAAAGAGCGTCAGTCTCGAGGAGGCGGCGACACTACCCGTTGGCGCATTAACCGCCTGGCACATGGTCTTTGACAGGGCTGGCGTAAAGTCGGGAGAGTTGGTCGTTGTTTTTGGAGCTACGGGTAACGTGGGTAGTTATGCCGTTCAATTCACAAAACTAGCCGGCGCCACCGTAGTCGCGATAAGCCGTAAGGCAAGCAAGGTCAGGGACGCATTAATGGGGCTAGGCGCCGATTACGTAGTGACACCAGAGGAGGCTCAAGTACTGGTGAATGAGTTAAGCAATGGGCTTGGCGCTGACTTGGTAGTTGATGCCGTTGGTCAAGCAACCTGGAACCTAAGCTTCCAATTAGTTGCGCGCTATGGTAGGTGGGTAACCGCAGGCGCACTGACTGGTGGAGATGCCACGCTTAGCTTACCGTCACTTTACTCAAGGGAGATTGCCGTAATAGGCTCAACAGGCGGCACCAGGGCTGAGCTCATTAAGCTACTTGACTTACTCAGTAAACGTAGGATCAAGGCACCAATCTACTCAAAAATGAGCCTTGACAGGGTTAAGGAGGCATTTGATACCATGTTCAGGTCAGAGGATAGAGTGGGTAAGGTGTTACTCACGCCATAG
- a CDS encoding 50S ribosomal protein L19e → MVDVKKLAAEVLGVGESRVRISPEAIDRLGEVTTKADIRALIKEGLIYAEYARGVSRGRWRELHEKRRKGRRRNVGRRRGSKYARLDPKEAWIGRIRALRRYLNSLKRRGLIDVRTWRELYLQVKGGRFDSVASLRAYLISNNIIKQQ, encoded by the coding sequence ATGGTTGACGTTAAGAAATTGGCTGCCGAGGTGCTTGGTGTTGGTGAGTCACGGGTTAGGATTAGCCCTGAGGCTATTGATAGGCTTGGTGAAGTTACTACGAAGGCTGATATTAGGGCTTTGATTAAGGAGGGGTTGATATATGCTGAGTATGCCAGGGGCGTTAGTAGGGGTAGGTGGCGTGAGTTGCATGAGAAGAGGAGGAAGGGTAGGAGGAGAAATGTTGGTAGGAGGAGGGGTAGTAAGTACGCGAGGCTTGATCCTAAGGAGGCTTGGATTGGAAGAATTAGAGCTTTGAGGAGGTATTTGAATTCGCTTAAGAGGAGGGGATTAATTGATGTAAGGACTTGGAGAGAGCTTTACCTGCAGGTTAAGGGTGGTAGGTTTGATAGTGTGGCGTCGCTCAGGGCTTATTTAATTAGCAATAACATCATCAAGCAGCAGTAA
- a CDS encoding 50S ribosomal protein L18: MARTGRYKVKFRRRRIGKTNYYRRREMIKSGLPRLVVRRTNRYIIAQVIVPKVMGDEVIVSATSKELLNFGWKGGTKNTASAYLVGLIIGYKALLKGVKKAILDIGLHRPTNGARIFAVLKGALDAGLEIPHGEDVLPDDDRIEGKHIAEYAEKLKNENETLYKVHFSQYLAKSLEPTELPKHFEEIRDKIKNYYVNWFKKLNIELPQETAEE, encoded by the coding sequence ATGGCAAGGACCGGTCGTTATAAGGTTAAGTTTAGGCGTAGGAGGATTGGTAAGACTAATTACTACAGGCGTAGGGAGATGATTAAGAGTGGTTTGCCTAGGCTTGTTGTTAGGAGGACCAATAGGTACATAATTGCCCAGGTTATTGTGCCTAAGGTTATGGGTGATGAAGTTATTGTAAGCGCCACATCTAAGGAATTACTTAATTTTGGTTGGAAAGGTGGTACAAAGAACACAGCGAGTGCTTACCTTGTGGGCTTAATAATCGGTTATAAGGCGCTACTGAAGGGTGTTAAGAAGGCAATACTTGATATAGGACTTCATAGGCCCACCAATGGTGCTCGTATCTTTGCTGTACTTAAGGGGGCACTTGATGCTGGGCTTGAAATACCACATGGTGAGGATGTACTTCCTGATGATGATAGAATAGAGGGTAAACACATTGCTGAATATGCCGAGAAACTTAAGAACGAGAATGAGACATTATACAAAGTCCATTTCTCGCAATATCTTGCGAAGAGTTTAGAACCAACAGAACTGCCGAAGCATTTTGAGGAGATTAGGGATAAAATTAAGAACTATTATGTTAATTGGTTTAAGAAATTGAATATAGAATTACCACAAGAGACCGCTGAGGAATAA
- a CDS encoding MFS transporter has translation MNKSSRGPGLSGTHYVMFMSYSLTFLIWGFVTTSGVMTLYYFSNHIPRFLVPLSAALGPIFLMIGNVFMGRLADIVGRRGIYVYTMALYTIGLIGMGSSILLMNIISVSKAFILFIISYILAEIGVGGEEPPALAATTELIPPNYRGAMLVLITNFDNIGATIASAILLLALMRGTQLSATWTMISAAIVVLIVAIIIRLLTPESVRWLVTKGKVHEAERIAKEYGLSYALTESPGQLIKFPSLWFRTLVLSLLGVSQLVTYGLMAYYIVYLPSLPFSSDETLATQVLLWANLGASMAGLIGFIVDRLSRKTFTLFSYLGGLLTMIPIFIIYGLMTNSHLGSSLTIFYTLLFLNMVFSEFGWAVRTLLEPELYPTKNRATWVGMVRLIAWTIYVLLIYYLLASTNAFTYLLSNLILYVIGFSAALAWFIHGTETRGLPINVLDKAADKSN, from the coding sequence ATGAATAAATCATCAAGAGGCCCTGGATTATCAGGGACTCATTATGTAATGTTTATGAGTTATTCCTTAACATTCTTGATATGGGGATTCGTGACTACAAGCGGTGTAATGACCCTTTACTATTTCTCCAACCACATACCCAGATTTCTGGTACCTCTATCGGCAGCGCTCGGCCCTATATTCCTAATGATTGGTAATGTTTTCATGGGCAGATTAGCGGATATCGTTGGTAGGAGAGGTATATATGTATATACTATGGCACTATATACCATTGGATTAATTGGTATGGGTTCATCAATACTTTTAATGAATATTATATCTGTATCAAAGGCATTCATACTATTCATAATATCATACATACTGGCAGAGATTGGCGTTGGTGGTGAAGAACCTCCTGCGCTGGCTGCTACCACTGAGTTAATACCGCCTAATTATAGGGGTGCCATGCTCGTCTTAATAACGAATTTCGACAATATTGGTGCAACGATAGCATCGGCAATTTTATTATTGGCCTTGATGAGGGGTACGCAATTATCAGCTACCTGGACCATGATCAGCGCGGCTATTGTTGTTTTAATTGTGGCGATAATAATTAGGTTATTAACCCCTGAATCTGTGAGGTGGTTAGTTACTAAGGGTAAGGTTCATGAAGCTGAACGAATAGCTAAGGAGTATGGATTATCCTATGCCCTTACGGAAAGTCCTGGTCAACTCATTAAGTTTCCATCATTATGGTTTAGGACCTTAGTGCTTTCGCTCCTTGGCGTGTCCCAATTGGTCACGTATGGATTAATGGCATATTACATAGTGTACTTGCCGTCATTACCCTTCTCAAGTGATGAAACCCTAGCAACTCAAGTATTACTATGGGCTAATCTAGGTGCATCCATGGCAGGTCTAATTGGGTTTATTGTTGATAGGTTAAGCAGGAAAACATTCACATTATTCTCATACTTAGGCGGATTACTAACTATGATCCCTATATTCATAATATATGGCCTAATGACCAATAGCCATCTAGGCTCGTCATTAACCATATTCTATACACTATTATTTCTGAACATGGTATTTAGTGAATTTGGATGGGCCGTTAGAACACTTCTTGAGCCCGAACTATACCCAACAAAGAACAGAGCAACTTGGGTTGGTATGGTTAGGCTCATTGCATGGACGATATACGTATTACTCATCTATTACCTACTTGCCTCAACCAACGCCTTCACATATTTACTATCTAACTTAATACTTTACGTCATAGGCTTCTCCGCTGCGCTGGCGTGGTTTATACACGGAACTGAAACTAGAGGATTACCAATAAATGTCCTTGATAAAGCCGCAGATAAGAGTAACTAA